A region from the Haemorhous mexicanus isolate bHaeMex1 chromosome 12, bHaeMex1.pri, whole genome shotgun sequence genome encodes:
- the LOC132332959 gene encoding uromodulin-like → MEEQRAAMERIVRGLLLLSVLCLADCEGNKSELASTHGLRPGVALRVKRSPDACLPNPCQHQGQCQVPVDRPVCSCKPGFTGEFCQDVVLKLACEEEHMKMMVRKEVFELLKIPLELVHLKNQACKVSEKEEEGELFFAAILTGENHTACGSVIQQNSSHVSYSNAIESEQEVPRATISRSFQLEVHFSCIYAYQQVVRLPFALTAVDKLVQLVVREGHFNVSMRLYKSSSYLEPYHLPSVSVPLTDTLYVLLKMEGQHQLKYFLLSVLDCWATPSTDPHQDTQHKLIEQGCPHDETVTYLNAIGESTTAKFSFQMFQFVGYPEVFLHCRVQLCVPDSPEPCAKQCPRHWRSRRALADDYNRIVSYGPILLLVAPSSGAEIHHSSSDQQDPAGPSPWLSRALILLGVLAVLTVAAAAVSVGRRLG, encoded by the exons atggaggagcagagagcagcaatg GAAAGGATTGTGAGAggcttgctgctgctctctgtgctctgcctggctgACTGTGAAGGCAACAAGA GTGAGCTGGCCAGCACCCATGGCCTGAGGCCAGGGGTTGCCCTCCGTGTCAAGAGGAGCCCAGATGCCTGCCTGCCAAACCCGTGCCAGCaccaggggcagtgccaggtgcCTGTGGACAGACCAGTTTGCAGCTGCAAGCCAGGCTTCACAGGGGAATTCTGCCAAG ATGTGGTGCTGAAGCTGGCCTGTGAGGAAGAGCACATGAAGATGATGGTGAGGAAGGAGGTGTTTGAGCTCTTGAAAATCCCGCTGGAGCTTGTCCACTTGAAGAACCAGGCATGCAAGGTctcagagaaggaagaagagggtGAGCTGTTTTTTGCAGCCATTCTCACAGGTGAAAACCACACTGCCTGTGGATCAGTAATCCAG CAAAACAGTTCCCATGTCTCGTACTCCAACGCCATCGAGTCGGAGCAGGAGGTGCCCAGGGCCACGATCTCCCGCAGTTTTCAGCTGGAGGTGCACTTCTCCTGCATCTACGCCTACCAGCAGGTTGTGAGGCTGCCCTTTGCTCTCACCGCTGTTGACAA GTTGGTACAGCTTGTGGTCAGAGAAGGACACTTCAATGTCAGCATGAGACTCTACAAGTCCTCCTCCTACCTTGAGCCTTATCACCTGCCAAGTGTGTCTGTCCCCCTCACGGACACACTCTATGTCCTGCTGAAGATGGaagggcagcaccagctcaAGTACTTCCTGCTGAGTGTTTTGGACTGCTGGGCCACGCCGAGCACGGATCCGCACCAGGACACGCAGCACAAGCTCATTGAGCAGGG gtgtccccatgacGAGACAGTGACCTATCTGAATGCCATTGGAGAGAGCACCACTGCCAAGTTCAGCTTCCAGATGTTTCAGTTTGTTGGTTACCCTGAGGTGTTCCTGCACTGCCGTGTGCAGCTCTGTGTTCCTGACAGCCCGGAGCCCTGTGCCAAG CAATGCCCCAGGcactggaggagcaggagggcacTGGCAGATGACTACAACAGGATTGTCTCCTACGggcccatcctgctgctggttgctccttcctcaggagcagagatccaccattccagcagtgaccagcaggACCCAGCGG GACCCAGCCCGTGGCTCTCCAGGGCCCTCATTCTGCTGGGTGTGCTCGCCGTGCTCACCGTGGCTGCTGCGGCCGTCAGCGTGGGGCGGAGATTGGGTTAG
- the DRC7 gene encoding dynein regulatory complex subunit 7 — MEALEEKEEVEKPPEDVISLNISDFLDELELDVEEASALSDESDFDWSSIDTSNLPSSYKTNSQQEKKLLQLADHFFQQYSHLCPDRKPLFIHPLNECGVQKFVSTTVRPTLLPYPDMYYWSGCASFVCDCLIMEPLKCPITPPSSLYSPTTILKYQRGNCFDFTVLLCSLLVGAGYDAYCVHGYATLEMCSLDQTQELCPRLRKPPEVPEEEDPNKYRIKYPLEPQSQFVLQQKAKKEEETESTQEEEREEEVVVEVEKPKRDPLHGLRVHAWVLVLSGKRKVPETFFINPFTGNHHSTKDECFLGIESIWNHRNYWVNMQDCRKGCKDLSFDLSDPFCWEIMFPESNKASQLPTESPENDTDDMQEKEEIGMSFEMPLSWVDRIKVSCREYENPFPRGKKVILYDKAKQEKWAAYANADGLVERLTVYADSDRTEELEVKEWFKHREDLLYMREVNHQTLLITDHFKPGHPLLLKAHTYTSLEPETGHTVEFYHTARVDGLWKRFETATEMTEYFMGREDFLHMRHIEFGERDLGMEMAGVTAEANARPIVEIKEYFHRNPEKPADEDVGERVFMVIDDVIQLTYHLELHDTIASKVVFCRVIGREKREDEIFLSRENTVKYQPWSSEKHKNMRHLYNLLWELRAEQKDLKQLVRDSEAEMLNILMVREDEEANIKLTVSLYSTAKREEQHEATVLEEEQRSSQSSLEESQHIGGEDESVAPQTATNSTM, encoded by the exons ATGGAGGccctggaagagaaggaggaagtgGAGAAACCACCAGAAGATGTGATCTCTTTGAATATCAGTGATTTCCTCGATGAGCTGGAGCTAGATGTGGAGGAAGCCTCTGCCCTAAGTGATGAATC TGATTTTGACTGGAGCTCCATTGACACATCCAACTTACCATCTTCATACAAGAcaaattcccagcaggaaaagaagctgctgcagcttgctGACCATTTCTTCCAGCAGTACTCTCACCTGTGCCCTGACCGCAAGCCGCTCTTCATCCACCCGCTCAACGAGTGTGGTGTGCAG AAGTTTGTGAGCACAACAGTGAGGCCAACCCTGCTGCCTTACCCAGACATGTACTACTggtcaggctgtgccagctttGTCTGTGACTGCCTCATCATGGAGCCCCTCAAGTGTCCAATCACACCG CCCAGCTCACTCTATTCCCCAACCACCATTCTGAAGTACCAGCGAGGGAACTGCTTTGACttcactgtgctgctgtgctccctgctggtgGGGGCTGGCTATGATGCCTACTGTGTACATGGATATGCCACCCTCGAGATGTGCTCCCTGGACCAgacccaggagctgtgcccacGGCTCAGGAAGCCCCCAGAG GTACCAGAAGAGGAGGATCCCAACAAGTACAGAATTAAGTACCCTTTAGAGCCACAGAGCCAGTTTGTGCTTCAGCAGAAGGccaagaaggaggaagaaactGAATCCACAcaagaggaggaaagagaggaggaggTGGTCGTG GAGGTGGAAAAGCCCAAGCGAGACCCTTTGCATGGCTTACGGGTGCACGCCTGGGTTCTGGTTCTGTCTGGGAAGAGGAAGGTTCCCGAGACCTTCTTCATCAACCCGTTCACAGGAAACCACCACAGCACCAAGGATGAGTGCTTCCTTGGGATTGAGAGCATCTGGAACCACAGGAACTACTGGGTGAACATGCAGGACTGCCGCAAAGGCTGCAAG GATCTCAGCTTTGACTTGAGTGATCCTTTCTGCTGGGAAATTATGTTTCCAGAGAGCAACAAGGCCTCTCAGTTGCCCACAGAGTCACCCGAGAATGACACAGATGACATG caagaaaaggaggaaatagGCATGAGCTTTGAGATGCCACTATCATGGGTAGACCGAATTAAGGTGTCTTGCAGAG AATATGAGAATCCCTTTCCCCGGGGGAAGAAGGTGATCCTGTACGATAAAGCAAAGCAGGAGAAGTGGGCGGCGTATGCAAATGCAGATGGGCTGGTGGAACGCCTCACTGTCTACGCAGACTCGGACC GTACTGAAGAACTGGAGGTGAAGGAATGGTTCAAACACCGAGAAGACCTGCTGTATATGAGAGAAGTGAATCATCAAACACTGCTGATCACAGACCATTTTAAGCCTGGACACCCCCTCCTTCTTAAAG CTCACACCTACACATCACTGGAACCTGAGACTGGGCACACAGTGGAGTTTTACCACACAGCACGAGTTGATGGCCTCTGGAAACGTTTTGAAACTGCTACAGAGATGACAGAGTACTTCATGGGGCGGGAGGACTTCCTGCACATGCGGCACATAGAGTTTGGTGAAAGAGACCTGGGAATGGAAATGGCTGGAGTCACAGCTGAGGCTAACGCCCGGCCCATAGTG GAAATCAAGGAGTATTTCCACAGAAATCCAGAAAAGCCTGCTGATGAAGATGTAGGGGAACGTGTCTTTATGGTCATAGACGATGTCATCCAGCTGACATATCACCTTGAGCTCCATGACACCATTGCCTCAAAGGTGGTTTTCTGCAGAGTAAtagggagggagaagagagaagatgAAATCTTCCTGAGCAGAGAAAACACTGTCAAATACCAG CCCTGGTCCTCAGAGAAGCACAAGAACATGCGCCATCTCTACAACTTGCTGTGGGAGCTGAGAGCAGAACAGAAGGATCTGAAGCAATTAGTGCGGGACTCTGAAGCAGAG ATGTTAAATATTTTGATGGTCCGTGAGGATGAAGAGGCCAATATTAAATTGACAGTTTCATTGTACAGTACTGCAAAGAGAGAAGAACAGCATGAAGCCACG GTGCtggaagaggagcagaggagctcccAGAGTTCCTTGGAGGAGAGTCAGCACATTGGAGGGGAGGATGAATCCGTTGCCCCCCAGACTGCAACCAACTCCACGATGTGA